The Plantactinospora sp. KBS50 sequence TGGCCGCCGCGTTCAGGTAGCTGTGCCGGCCGGCCGGCGGCCCGATCCGGACCGCCTCGTCGGCGAGCCGGACCGCGGCGCTGTCGTCGTCGGCGGCCGAGTGCACGGCCACGCTCCGGATGCCCAGTTCCCGGCAGGCCCGGATGACCCGCACCGCGATCTCGCCCCGGTTGGCGATGAGCACCTTCTCGAACATCCCCGTCCCCGTTCCCGTCGCTCACCGGATCGGCGCGAGCACGATCAGCGGCTGGCCGTACTCCACCGGCTGCCCGTCGGCCACCAGCAGGTCCACCACCCGCCCGGCCTGGCCCGCGGTCACCTCGTTCATCAGCTTCATGGCCTCGACGATGCCGACCACCCGGTCGGGCTGGACCACGTCGCCCACCTCGACGAACGGGGGCCGGCCGGGTTCCGGTGCGCGGTAGAACGTGCCGACCATCGGCGCGAGCACCGCGAGCACCGCGGGCTGAGCGGTCCCGGTCGCCGGGCCGGCGGGCCGGGCCGCGGTCGGACCTGCGGGTGGTCCGTCCGCCGGACCCGGCCCGCCGGGACCCCGCCGGGCCGCCGGGACGGCACCGGCCGCGGCCCCGGGCCACGTTCCGGGTACGTCCGGCGCACCGGCCGCGGCGGGCGGTCCGTGCCATTCGATCTCCAGCTCGGCCTCGCCGCGGCGCAGGTGCAGCCGGCGTACCGGACCGGTCAGCTCGCCGACCAGTTCGCGCGCCTGGTTGCGCAGCTCGGCCAGCGCCCCGTCGCCGTCCGGGGCGGTCACCGCGCGCTCCCCGGCGGGCCGGCGGTCCGGGACGGGTCGGTCCGGACCGTGCCACCGGCGGGGGCGGTGCCTCCGGTGGGATCGGCGCCACCGGTGGGATCGGCGCCGCCGGCGGGTGGGGCGTACCGGCGGAAGCGCGCGGCCCGGTCCCGCAGCAGCCGGTCGACCGGCTGCGCCAGCAGCGGGCGCAGCGCCCCGAGCAGGGCGTGGCGCAGCAGGTCGGCGGCGGCCACCGGATCGGCCTGGGCGCCGCCCGGCGGTTCCTCGACGATGCCGTCGGCCACGCCGAGGCGCAGCAGGTCCGGGGCGGTCAGCCCGAGCGCCTCCGCGGCGCGCACCGCCGCCGCCCGGTCCTGCCAGAGGATCGCGGCGCAACCCTCCGGGCTGATCACCGAGTAGACGGCGTTGCGCAGCATCAGCACCCGGTCGGCGACGGCCAGCGCGAGCGCGCCGCCGCTGCCGCCCTCCCCGGTGACGACCGTGACGACCGGGGTCGGCAGCCCGGACATCGTCCGGATGCTCTCGGCGATGACCCCGGCCTGCCCCTCGCGTTCGGCGGCCACCCCCGGATGGGCACCCGGGGTGTCGACCAGGGTCACCACCGCAAGACCGAGCCGGGCGGCCAGCCCCATCACCCGGATCGCCTTGCGGTGTCCGGCCGGGCTGGCCATGCCGTAGTTGCGGGCCAGCAGTTCGGCGGTGTCGTGCCCCTTCTGGTGGCCGATCACCACCACCCGCAGGTCGTCGAGCCGGGCCAGCCCGGCCACCAGGGCCGGACAGTCGGCGCCGGACCGGTCGCCGCGCAGCTCGATGAAGCCG is a genomic window containing:
- the accB gene encoding acetyl-CoA carboxylase biotin carboxyl carrier protein: MTAPDGDGALAELRNQARELVGELTGPVRRLHLRRGEAELEIEWHGPPAAAGAPDVPGTWPGAAAGAVPAARRGPGGPGPADGPPAGPTAARPAGPATGTAQPAVLAVLAPMVGTFYRAPEPGRPPFVEVGDVVQPDRVVGIVEAMKLMNEVTAGQAGRVVDLLVADGQPVEYGQPLIVLAPIR